One Streptomyces hundungensis DNA segment encodes these proteins:
- a CDS encoding ribonuclease HII, producing MPYEPPTHSVERSIRATTGAKIVAGVDEVGRGAWAGPVTVCAAVTGLRRPPTGLTDSKLISPKRRTELAAVLEGWVTAYALGHSSPEEIDELGMTAALRLAAVRALEALPVRPDAVILDGKHDYLGIPWQVRTVIKGDQSCIAVSAASVIAKVRRDAMMAELAGVQGEYAGFGFAENAGYPSPVHKAALEDQGPTPYHRLSWAYLDAMPRWRHLKKTRLSAEAAALESGGQLGFDF from the coding sequence ATGCCGTACGAACCACCCACCCACAGCGTCGAGCGCTCGATTCGCGCCACCACCGGGGCCAAGATCGTCGCCGGTGTCGACGAAGTCGGACGCGGGGCGTGGGCCGGTCCCGTCACGGTCTGCGCGGCCGTCACCGGACTGCGCCGCCCGCCCACCGGGCTCACCGACTCCAAGCTGATCAGCCCCAAGCGCCGCACCGAGCTCGCCGCGGTCCTGGAGGGCTGGGTCACCGCCTACGCGCTCGGCCACTCCTCGCCCGAGGAGATCGACGAGCTCGGCATGACCGCGGCCCTGCGGCTCGCCGCCGTACGCGCCCTGGAGGCGCTGCCGGTGCGTCCCGACGCGGTGATCCTCGACGGGAAGCACGACTACCTCGGGATTCCCTGGCAGGTCCGTACGGTGATCAAGGGCGACCAGTCCTGCATCGCGGTCTCGGCCGCCTCGGTGATCGCCAAGGTGCGCCGCGACGCGATGATGGCCGAACTGGCGGGCGTCCAGGGGGAGTACGCGGGGTTCGGCTTCGCCGAGAACGCCGGCTATCCCTCGCCCGTGCACAAGGCGGCGCTGGAGGACCAGGGGCCCACCCCCTACCACCGGCTCTCCTGGGCGTATCTGGACGCGATGCCGCGCTGGCGCCATCTGAAGAAGACGCGGCTCTCCGCGGAGGCGGCCGCACTCGAAAGCGGGGGACAGCTCGGCTTCGACTTCTGA
- a CDS encoding TetR-like C-terminal domain-containing protein, whose translation MATSRWAATTAPPVSLRRRGPVLERAILDATLEQLNTVGWGGLTMEGVAAGAGTGKAAVYRRWPSKAELVADALRSGFAALDDAPDHGSVREDLYQLCLRIRDTMYSRSGHALRSVLYECDQTAADRFQELILHRVIEPANRLLREVVRRGIERGDVRPDATGELVFDVIPGLMMYRSKLCGSAWDEEDIAAMIDQVMVPLLRPRAG comes from the coding sequence ATGGCTACTTCGCGCTGGGCCGCCACCACCGCGCCCCCCGTCTCGCTGCGCCGCCGAGGCCCCGTCCTGGAGCGGGCGATCCTCGACGCCACCCTGGAGCAGCTGAACACGGTCGGCTGGGGCGGCCTCACCATGGAGGGGGTCGCCGCGGGCGCGGGGACCGGCAAGGCCGCCGTCTACCGCCGCTGGCCGTCCAAGGCCGAGCTGGTCGCGGACGCGCTGCGCTCCGGCTTCGCCGCCCTCGACGACGCCCCGGACCACGGCTCGGTGCGCGAGGACCTCTACCAGCTGTGCCTGCGCATCCGGGACACGATGTACTCCCGCTCCGGTCACGCACTGCGTTCGGTCCTGTACGAGTGTGATCAAACGGCCGCCGACCGGTTCCAGGAACTGATCCTGCACCGTGTGATCGAGCCCGCCAACCGGCTCCTGCGCGAGGTGGTGCGGCGCGGCATCGAGCGGGGCGACGTGCGCCCCGACGCCACCGGGGAACTCGTCTTCGACGTGATCCCGGGGCTGATGATGTACCGCTCCAAGCTGTGCGGCAGCGCCTGGGACGAGGAGGACATCGCCGCGATGATCGACCAGGTCATGGTGCCGCTGCTGCGCCCCCGCGCCGGCTGA
- a CDS encoding MFS transporter produces the protein MTSNQIGAAPPTKARPGPAGRSARPGIALTVIAACQLMVVLDATIVNIALPHIQTALGFSTNDLTWVINAYALTFGGLLLLGGRAGDLLGRRRMFITGILAFTLASLLGGFAQEPWQLLAARAVQGIGGAIASPTSLALIATTFPEGPERNRAFGVFAAVSAGGGAIGLLAGGMLTDWLDWRWVLFVNVPIGVFIAFLAPRYIRESERHPGRFDIAGALTSTLGMAALVYGFIRASSDGWSDSLTLGSFAAAVVLLFGFVAVERRSAQPITPLRMFADRNRSGTYVMMLSLAAGMFGMFFFIVLFVQNVLHYSPIKAGLAFLPVTVAIVTGAGLSSNLLPRLGPKPFMVTGTLLTGLGMAWLTQIDPDSSYAGGILGPMLLFGFGMGLNFVTLTLTAVSGVADKESGAASGLLNTTQQVGGALGLSILTTVFGTASRHEATTQVKDFMAHASPEQKAAFLNTRQLPAPWSDEVLAHGIGVAFIAAVALVALAILTAVFVIQVRRSDLEALGGAPTGAGL, from the coding sequence GTGACGTCCAACCAGATCGGCGCGGCCCCGCCCACGAAGGCCCGGCCGGGACCCGCGGGCCGTTCGGCGCGGCCCGGCATAGCCCTGACCGTCATCGCGGCGTGCCAGTTGATGGTCGTGCTCGACGCCACCATCGTCAACATCGCGCTGCCGCACATCCAGACCGCGCTCGGCTTCTCCACCAATGACCTCACCTGGGTCATCAACGCCTATGCGCTCACCTTCGGCGGGCTGCTGCTGCTCGGCGGCCGGGCCGGCGATCTGCTCGGCCGGCGCCGCATGTTCATCACCGGCATCCTCGCTTTCACGCTCGCCTCGCTGCTCGGCGGATTCGCCCAGGAGCCCTGGCAGTTGCTCGCCGCGCGCGCCGTGCAGGGCATCGGCGGCGCCATAGCCTCACCGACCTCCCTCGCGCTGATCGCGACGACGTTTCCCGAAGGCCCGGAACGCAACCGGGCCTTCGGCGTGTTCGCCGCCGTATCGGCCGGCGGCGGCGCCATCGGGCTGCTCGCGGGCGGCATGCTGACCGACTGGCTGGACTGGCGCTGGGTGCTGTTCGTCAACGTACCGATCGGCGTCTTCATCGCGTTTCTCGCACCCCGCTACATCAGGGAGTCGGAGCGCCATCCAGGCCGCTTCGACATCGCCGGCGCACTGACGTCCACCCTGGGCATGGCGGCGCTGGTCTACGGGTTCATCCGGGCCTCGTCGGACGGCTGGAGCGACTCGCTCACGCTGGGCTCGTTCGCGGCGGCCGTGGTACTGCTGTTCGGGTTCGTCGCGGTGGAGCGGCGCTCGGCCCAGCCGATCACTCCGCTGCGGATGTTCGCCGACCGCAACCGTTCGGGCACGTACGTGATGATGCTCAGCCTGGCGGCCGGAATGTTCGGCATGTTCTTCTTCATCGTCCTGTTCGTGCAGAACGTGCTGCACTACAGCCCGATCAAGGCGGGTCTGGCCTTCCTTCCGGTGACGGTCGCGATCGTCACGGGCGCCGGCCTCTCCTCCAACCTGCTGCCGAGGCTCGGCCCCAAGCCCTTCATGGTGACCGGCACCCTGCTCACCGGTCTCGGCATGGCCTGGCTGACCCAGATCGACCCGGACAGCTCCTACGCCGGCGGGATCCTGGGGCCGATGCTGCTGTTCGGCTTCGGCATGGGGCTCAACTTCGTCACCCTGACCCTGACCGCCGTCTCCGGCGTCGCCGACAAGGAATCCGGCGCCGCCTCGGGCCTGTTGAACACCACCCAGCAGGTCGGCGGCGCGCTCGGCCTGTCCATCCTGACGACCGTGTTCGGCACCGCGAGCCGCCACGAGGCCACCACCCAGGTGAAGGACTTCATGGCCCATGCCTCGCCCGAGCAGAAGGCGGCGTTCCTCAACACCCGTCAGCTGCCCGCCCCTTGGAGCGACGAGGTGCTCGCCCACGGCATCGGGGTCGCGTTCATCGCCGCCGTCGCGCTGGTCGCGCTGGCGATCCTGACCGCCGTGTTCGTCATCCAGGTCCGCAGGAGCGACCTGGAGGCGCTGGGCGGCGCGCCCACCGGAGCGGGCCTGTAG
- a CDS encoding ADP-ribosylglycohydrolase family protein, whose protein sequence is MTADSTTESLDTRCVRALGSLRGLSVGDALGSQFFVPVNYPLLKRRDLPEGPWQWTDDTEMACSVLAVLASHHRIDQDALALSFAHHHDFDRGYGPAVNRMLRLVREGADWRELASALFNGQGSWGNGSAMRIAPLGAWYADDPEQATHQAEISSYTTHQHREAVVGAMAVAAAAALVAAPAGPPSPGDLLDKVIALVPRSAVGAGLRRARDMLDYDDAATVAAVLGSGRRTSAHDTVPFALWSAARGLGDYERAFWTTAQVGGDVDTTCAIVGGVIASAPAGAPPADWLERTEELPDWVPTSAAR, encoded by the coding sequence ATGACCGCTGACTCCACCACCGAATCACTCGACACGCGCTGCGTACGCGCCCTGGGCAGCCTGCGCGGCCTGTCCGTCGGAGACGCGCTGGGCTCCCAGTTCTTCGTCCCCGTCAACTACCCCCTCCTCAAGCGCCGGGACCTGCCCGAGGGCCCCTGGCAGTGGACCGACGACACCGAGATGGCCTGCTCGGTCCTGGCCGTGCTCGCCTCCCACCACCGGATCGACCAGGACGCGCTCGCGCTGTCCTTCGCCCACCACCACGACTTCGACCGGGGCTACGGCCCCGCGGTCAACCGGATGCTGCGCCTGGTCAGGGAGGGCGCGGACTGGCGGGAGCTGGCCTCCGCGCTCTTCAACGGCCAGGGCTCCTGGGGCAATGGCTCGGCCATGCGGATCGCCCCGCTCGGCGCCTGGTACGCGGACGACCCCGAGCAGGCCACCCACCAGGCCGAGATCTCCTCGTACACCACCCACCAGCACCGCGAGGCCGTCGTGGGCGCCATGGCCGTGGCGGCGGCCGCCGCCCTGGTCGCCGCGCCCGCGGGTCCCCCGTCGCCGGGCGACCTGCTCGACAAGGTGATCGCGCTGGTGCCGCGCAGCGCGGTGGGCGCCGGGCTGCGGCGGGCGCGGGACATGCTCGACTACGACGACGCGGCGACCGTGGCCGCGGTGCTCGGGTCCGGGCGGCGCACCAGCGCGCACGACACGGTGCCGTTCGCCCTGTGGTCGGCGGCGCGCGGGCTCGGCGACTACGAGCGCGCGTTCTGGACCACCGCGCAGGTCGGCGGCGACGTCGACACGACCTGCGCGATCGTCGGCGGAGTGATCGCCTCCGCCCCGGCGGGAGCGCCCCCCGCCGACTGGCTGGAGCGCACCGAGGAGCTGCCGGACTGGGTGCCGACGAGCGCGGCACGCTGA
- a CDS encoding histidine phosphatase family protein, producing MARPRRIVLVRHGESQGNADDTVYEREPDHALGLTETGLRQAEATGERLRETFQDERVSVYVSPYRRTHQTFQAFGLDPARVRIREEPRLREQDWGNWQDRDDVKLQKAYRDAYGHFFYRFAQGESGADVYDRVGAFLESLYRSFEAPDHPPNVLLVTHGLTMRLFCMRWFHWSVADFESLSNPGNAETRTLLLGADGRYALDRPFQRWRAPEPYGITG from the coding sequence ATGGCACGACCACGGCGCATCGTCCTCGTCCGGCATGGCGAGTCGCAGGGCAATGCCGACGACACCGTGTACGAGCGTGAGCCCGACCATGCGCTGGGGCTCACCGAGACGGGCCTGCGCCAGGCCGAGGCGACCGGGGAGCGGCTGCGCGAGACGTTCCAGGACGAGCGGGTCAGCGTCTACGTCTCGCCCTACCGCAGGACGCACCAGACGTTCCAGGCCTTCGGCCTCGACCCCGCGCGGGTACGGATCCGCGAGGAGCCACGGCTGCGCGAGCAGGACTGGGGAAACTGGCAGGACCGGGACGACGTCAAACTCCAGAAGGCCTACCGGGACGCGTACGGGCACTTCTTCTACCGCTTCGCCCAGGGCGAGTCGGGGGCCGACGTCTACGACCGGGTAGGGGCGTTCCTGGAGAGCCTGTACCGGAGTTTCGAGGCGCCCGACCACCCGCCCAATGTGCTCCTGGTGACGCACGGGCTCACCATGAGGCTGTTCTGCATGCGCTGGTTCCACTGGAGCGTGGCCGACTTCGAGTCGCTGTCCAATCCGGGGAACGCCGAGACCAGGACGCTGCTGCTCGGTGCGGACGGGCGGTACGCGCTCGACCGGCCGTTTCAGCGGTGGCGTGCCCCCGAGCCGTACGGGATCACCGGATAG
- a CDS encoding YdbC family protein, which translates to MLVKWIRCTVVDRRGFERGQRKWAGLLGEPGFRGQGGGWSRSRPEVAHVFGFWESRAFYDSFMARAHDGLAGAQSGTYKDMEVKLFDHRFEVKTGFEPRFTDADVVRVAHCTVHQERVEHFALMQQRIWNPAMAGSPGMLRGVFAEAPGHEFLVLSMWRSSAERGKYRADRLKRLSLLAQTETDIAALNGDVVQLDAAWTV; encoded by the coding sequence GTGCTGGTCAAGTGGATTCGCTGCACCGTGGTGGACCGCCGCGGTTTCGAGCGGGGGCAGCGGAAATGGGCGGGGTTACTGGGCGAGCCCGGTTTCCGGGGGCAGGGCGGCGGCTGGAGTCGGAGCCGGCCAGAAGTGGCCCATGTCTTCGGCTTCTGGGAGAGCCGGGCGTTCTACGACTCCTTCATGGCGCGGGCGCACGACGGCCTCGCCGGCGCCCAGTCCGGCACGTACAAGGACATGGAGGTCAAGCTCTTCGACCACCGCTTCGAGGTGAAGACCGGTTTCGAGCCGCGCTTCACCGACGCGGACGTGGTGCGCGTGGCGCACTGCACGGTGCACCAGGAGCGCGTCGAGCACTTCGCGCTGATGCAGCAGAGGATCTGGAACCCGGCGATGGCGGGCTCTCCCGGCATGCTGCGCGGCGTGTTCGCCGAGGCGCCCGGCCATGAGTTCCTGGTGCTCTCCATGTGGCGGTCGTCCGCCGAACGCGGCAAGTACCGGGCCGACCGCCTGAAGCGGCTCTCCCTGCTCGCCCAGACCGAGACCGACATCGCGGCCCTCAACGGCGACGTCGTCCAGCTCGACGCGGCCTGGACGGTCTGA
- a CDS encoding TerD family protein produces the protein MSGIGKGLGTVEVALRWDPSPLGSAAHDLDIVAGVYSAAAPGGPPAYGVYFDRRSPDGTISLDRDSRTGQGLGYDEVMRLELGRMSTDYGRVVVGVVIQQQGAGLTFGEVAAPGVRVREGYTELSNHDFAAVADARAATVAEFVRGPSGAWEFLDEVRGFDLAPDAFIASMGAADA, from the coding sequence ATGAGCGGTATCGGCAAAGGGCTCGGCACGGTCGAGGTGGCGCTGCGGTGGGATCCCAGCCCCCTCGGCTCCGCCGCCCACGACCTGGACATCGTCGCCGGGGTCTACTCGGCGGCCGCCCCCGGCGGCCCGCCCGCCTACGGGGTGTACTTCGACCGCCGCTCCCCGGACGGCACCATCTCGCTCGACCGAGACAGCCGGACCGGCCAGGGCCTCGGGTACGACGAGGTGATGAGGCTGGAGCTCGGCCGGATGTCCACGGACTACGGGCGCGTGGTGGTGGGGGTGGTCATCCAGCAGCAGGGCGCGGGGCTCACCTTCGGCGAGGTGGCAGCCCCCGGCGTGCGGGTCCGCGAGGGGTACACCGAACTGTCGAACCACGACTTCGCCGCGGTGGCGGACGCCAGGGCGGCGACGGTCGCCGAGTTCGTCCGTGGCCCGTCGGGCGCCTGGGAGTTCCTCGACGAGGTCCGCGGATTCGACCTGGCCCCGGACGCGTTCATCGCCTCCATGGGCGCGGCCGACGCCTGA
- a CDS encoding vitamin B12-dependent ribonucleotide reductase: protein MTETASGPARGSRAKGSKATKGLRIERIHTTPGVHPYDEVAWERRDVVMTNWRDGSVNFEQRGVEFPDFWSVNAVNIVTSKYFRGAVGTPQRETGLKQLIDRIVKTYTKAGEEYGYFASPADAEIFEHELAYALLHQIFSFNSPVWFNVGTPQPQQVSACFILSVDDSMESILDWYKEEGMIFKGGSGAGLNLSRIRSSKELLSSGGNASGPVSFMRGADASAGTIKSGGATRRAAKMVILDVDHPDIENFIETKVKEEEKIRALRDAGFDMDLGGDDITSVQYQNANNSVRVNDAFMTAVEQGGKFGLTSRMTGDVIEEVDAKSLFRKMAEAAWACADPGIQYDDTINHWHTCPESGRINGSNPCSEYMHLDNTSCNLASLNLMKFLKDDGKGHQSFEVERFAKVVELVITAMDISICFADFPTQKIGENTRAYRQLGIGYANLGALLMATGHAYDSDGGRALAGAITSLMTGTSYKRSAELAAVVGPYDGYARNAEPHQRVMKQHADANAVAVHVDDLDNPIWAAATEAWQDVIRLGAKNGFRNAQASVIAPTGTIGLAMSCDTTGLEPDLALVKFKKLVGGGSMQIVNGTVPQALRRLGYQEEAIEAIVAHIAENGNVIDAPGLKTEHYEVFDCAMGERSISAMGHVRMMAAIQPWISGALSKTVNLPETATVEDVEEVYFEAWKMGVKALAIYRDNCKVGQPLSAKTKEKEKEAVTAKAEDTIRTAVEKVIEYRPVRKRLPKGRPGITTSFTVGGAEGYMTANSYPDDGLGEVFLKMSKQGSTLAGMMDAFSIAVSVGLQYGVPLETYVSKFTNMRFEPAGMTDDPDVRMAQSIVDYIFRRLALDFLPFETRSALGIHSAEERQRHLDTGSYEPTLEDDELDVESLAQSAPRQTEPLKAVAAPKAVEVPAPKVAHNSAELVEMQLGVSADAPLCFSCGTKMQRAGSCYICEGCGSTSGCS, encoded by the coding sequence ATGACAGAGACGGCGAGCGGCCCGGCACGAGGCTCCCGAGCCAAGGGATCCAAGGCCACCAAGGGTCTGCGCATCGAGCGCATCCACACCACCCCCGGCGTGCATCCGTACGACGAGGTGGCCTGGGAGCGCCGTGACGTCGTCATGACCAACTGGCGCGACGGCTCGGTCAACTTCGAGCAGCGTGGCGTCGAGTTCCCCGACTTCTGGTCGGTGAACGCGGTCAACATCGTCACCAGCAAGTACTTCCGCGGGGCCGTCGGCACCCCGCAGCGCGAGACCGGTCTCAAGCAGCTCATCGACCGGATCGTGAAGACCTACACGAAGGCCGGCGAGGAGTACGGGTACTTCGCCTCGCCCGCCGACGCCGAGATCTTCGAGCACGAGCTGGCGTACGCCCTCCTGCACCAGATCTTCAGCTTCAACTCGCCGGTGTGGTTCAACGTCGGCACGCCCCAGCCGCAGCAGGTCTCGGCCTGCTTCATCCTGTCCGTCGACGACTCCATGGAGTCGATCCTCGACTGGTACAAGGAAGAGGGCATGATCTTCAAGGGCGGCTCCGGCGCCGGCCTGAACCTCTCCCGCATCCGCTCCTCCAAGGAGCTGCTCTCCTCCGGCGGCAACGCCTCGGGCCCCGTCTCCTTCATGCGCGGCGCCGATGCGTCGGCCGGAACCATCAAGTCCGGTGGCGCGACCCGCCGCGCGGCCAAGATGGTCATCCTCGACGTCGACCACCCCGACATCGAGAACTTCATCGAGACCAAGGTGAAGGAAGAGGAGAAGATCCGCGCACTGCGCGACGCGGGCTTCGACATGGACCTGGGCGGCGACGACATCACGTCCGTCCAGTACCAGAACGCCAACAACTCGGTCCGCGTGAACGACGCGTTCATGACGGCGGTCGAGCAGGGCGGCAAGTTCGGCCTGACGTCCCGCATGACGGGCGACGTCATCGAGGAGGTCGACGCCAAGTCCCTCTTCCGCAAGATGGCCGAGGCGGCCTGGGCCTGCGCCGACCCCGGCATCCAGTACGACGACACCATCAACCACTGGCACACCTGCCCGGAGTCCGGCCGCATCAACGGCTCGAACCCGTGCAGCGAGTACATGCACCTGGACAACACGTCCTGCAACCTCGCGTCCCTCAACCTGATGAAGTTCCTCAAGGACGACGGCAAGGGCCACCAGTCCTTCGAGGTCGAGCGCTTCGCCAAGGTCGTCGAGCTGGTCATCACGGCGATGGACATCTCCATCTGCTTCGCGGACTTCCCGACGCAGAAGATCGGCGAGAACACCCGCGCCTACCGCCAGCTCGGCATCGGCTACGCCAACCTCGGCGCCCTGCTGATGGCCACGGGTCACGCCTACGACTCCGACGGCGGCCGCGCGCTCGCCGGTGCCATCACCTCCCTGATGACCGGCACGTCCTACAAGCGCTCCGCCGAGCTCGCCGCGGTCGTCGGCCCGTACGACGGCTACGCCCGCAACGCCGAGCCGCACCAGCGCGTCATGAAGCAGCACGCCGACGCCAACGCCGTCGCCGTCCACGTGGACGACCTGGACAACCCGATCTGGGCCGCCGCCACGGAGGCCTGGCAGGACGTGATCCGGCTCGGCGCGAAGAACGGTTTCCGCAACGCGCAGGCCTCGGTCATCGCGCCCACCGGAACCATCGGTCTCGCCATGTCGTGCGACACCACCGGCCTGGAGCCCGACCTCGCCCTGGTCAAGTTCAAGAAGCTGGTCGGCGGCGGCTCGATGCAGATCGTCAACGGCACCGTGCCGCAGGCGCTGCGCCGCCTCGGCTACCAGGAGGAGGCGATCGAGGCGATCGTCGCCCACATCGCCGAGAACGGGAACGTCATCGACGCCCCGGGCCTGAAGACCGAGCACTACGAGGTCTTCGACTGCGCCATGGGCGAGCGCTCCATCTCCGCGATGGGCCACGTCCGCATGATGGCGGCCATCCAGCCGTGGATCTCCGGCGCCCTGTCCAAGACGGTCAACCTGCCGGAGACGGCGACCGTCGAGGACGTCGAAGAGGTCTACTTCGAGGCGTGGAAGATGGGCGTCAAGGCGCTCGCCATCTACCGCGACAACTGCAAGGTCGGCCAGCCCCTCTCCGCCAAGACCAAGGAGAAGGAGAAGGAGGCGGTCACCGCCAAGGCCGAGGACACCATCCGCACCGCGGTCGAGAAGGTCATCGAGTACCGCCCGGTCCGCAAGCGCCTCCCCAAGGGCCGCCCGGGGATCACCACCTCCTTCACGGTCGGTGGCGCCGAGGGCTACATGACGGCCAACTCCTACCCGGACGACGGCCTCGGCGAGGTCTTCCTGAAGATGTCCAAGCAGGGCTCCACCCTCGCGGGCATGATGGACGCCTTCTCCATCGCCGTCTCCGTCGGCCTCCAATACGGCGTGCCGCTGGAGACCTACGTCTCGAAGTTCACCAACATGCGCTTCGAGCCGGCCGGCATGACGGACGACCCGGACGTGCGGATGGCGCAGTCGATCGTCGACTACATCTTCCGTCGCCTGGCGCTTGACTTCCTGCCGTTCGAGACGCGCTCCGCGCTCGGCATCCACTCCGCCGAGGAGCGCCAGCGTCACCTGGACACCGGTTCGTACGAGCCGACCCTGGAGGACGACGAGCTGGACGTCGAGAGCCTGGCCCAGTCCGCCCCGCGCCAGACGGAGCCCCTGAAGGCCGTGGCGGCCCCCAAGGCCGTCGAGGTGCCGGCCCCCAAGGTCGCGCACAACTCGGCCGAGCTCGTCGAGATGCAGCTCGGCGTCAGTGCGGACGCGCCGCTCTGCTTCTCGTGCGGCACCAAGATGCAGCGGGCCGGCTCCTGCTACATCTGCGAGGGCTGCGGCTCGACCAGCGGTTGCAGCTGA
- the nrdR gene encoding transcriptional regulator NrdR — protein sequence MHCPFCRHPDSRVVDSRTTDDGTSIRRRRQCPDCSRRFTTVETASLMVIKRSGVTEPFSRTKVISGVRKACQGRPVTEDALAQLGQRVEEAVRATGSAELTTHDVGLAILGPLQELDLVAYLRFASVYRAFDTLEDFEAAIVELRERQPRDNPSDECVAGATPEVPVPATAAD from the coding sequence ATGCACTGCCCCTTCTGTAGGCACCCCGACAGCCGTGTCGTCGACAGTCGTACGACTGACGACGGCACGTCGATCCGGCGGCGCCGCCAGTGCCCCGACTGCTCCCGTCGCTTCACGACGGTGGAGACGGCCTCGCTGATGGTCATCAAGCGCTCCGGCGTGACCGAGCCCTTCAGCCGGACCAAGGTCATCTCCGGCGTCCGCAAGGCGTGCCAGGGGCGGCCGGTCACCGAGGACGCCCTCGCCCAGCTCGGCCAGCGCGTCGAGGAAGCGGTGCGGGCCACCGGCAGTGCCGAGCTGACCACCCATGACGTGGGCCTGGCCATACTGGGCCCGTTGCAGGAGCTCGACCTCGTCGCGTACCTGCGCTTCGCGTCCGTGTACCGGGCGTTCGACACGCTCGAAGACTTCGAGGCGGCCATCGTGGAACTCCGCGAGCGGCAGCCTCGGGACAATCCATCAGACGAGTGCGTGGCCGGCGCGACCCCCGAGGTCCCCGTGCCCGCCACCGCTGCCGACTGA
- the lexA gene encoding transcriptional repressor LexA: protein MTTTADSATITAQDRSQTRREPVHAMNDAVTNQGADATRPARSLPGRPPGIRADSSGLTDRQRRVIEVIRDSVQRRGYPPSMREIGQAVGLSSTSSVAHQLMALERKGFLRRDPHRPRAYEVRGSDQPSSQATDTAGKPAASYVPLVGRIAAGGPILAEESVEDVFPLPRQLVGDGELFVLKVVGDSMIEAAICDGDWVTVRRQPVAENGDIVAAMLDGEATVKRFKREDNHIWLLPHNAAYQPIPGDDATILGKVVAVLRRV, encoded by the coding sequence GTGACCACCACCGCAGACAGTGCCACCATCACTGCCCAGGACCGCTCCCAGACCCGACGTGAGCCGGTGCATGCCATGAACGACGCAGTCACCAACCAGGGGGCGGACGCCACGCGGCCCGCCCGCTCGCTGCCAGGCCGGCCCCCAGGGATCAGGGCGGACAGTTCCGGCCTCACCGACCGGCAGCGCAGGGTCATCGAAGTCATCCGGGACTCCGTGCAGCGGCGTGGCTACCCCCCGTCGATGCGGGAGATCGGTCAGGCCGTCGGCCTCTCCAGCACCTCGTCCGTCGCCCACCAGCTGATGGCCCTCGAGCGCAAGGGCTTCCTGCGCCGCGACCCGCACCGGCCGCGCGCCTACGAGGTCCGCGGCTCCGACCAGCCGAGCAGCCAGGCCACCGACACCGCGGGCAAGCCCGCCGCGTCCTATGTGCCGCTGGTCGGCCGGATCGCCGCCGGTGGCCCGATCCTGGCGGAGGAGTCGGTCGAGGACGTCTTCCCGCTCCCCCGCCAGCTGGTGGGCGACGGCGAGCTGTTCGTCCTCAAGGTCGTCGGCGATTCGATGATCGAAGCCGCCATCTGTGACGGGGACTGGGTGACGGTCCGCCGCCAGCCGGTGGCCGAGAACGGCGACATCGTGGCGGCGATGCTGGACGGCGAGGCCACCGTCAAGCGCTTCAAGCGCGAGGACAACCACATCTGGCTGCTCCCGCACAACGCCGCCTACCAGCCGATTCCCGGCGACGACGCGACCATCCTGGGCAAGGTCGTGGCGGTGCTCCGGCGCGTCTGA